Below is a window of Falco peregrinus isolate bFalPer1 chromosome 3, bFalPer1.pri, whole genome shotgun sequence DNA.
CACAGTTCATGTGAACTTAAGAAGGACAAAGgtcaggaaagcatttaaatcttttcctgaaaatgttCAATTCTTAAATGTGGCAATAATTTAAACTTTGGTATGTTGTATTCCAGTGAGCAGGTTCTGCTGAACCTAATACTATATCTTCCTGCATTTCTGGGGTCTGAGAATTGAGACTTTGAAaactgtttgttgtttggtgttCAGCAGAATTTCCAGGACATTGTGCTCACTTCTGCAGGACAGAATAGAATAAACAAAACTATGAATGAAGAGTGCATGAATCTCTTTGCTATCTATCCTTACTGTGAAATTAAACCACAAATTAACAAAGCTCTGAGCCAATCAGAGACTAATTTAGAATCAGTAGAGGAATTTGGCATGGAAGAAATGGGATGTGTACAAGccaaattaaatagaaatggGTGATATTTGTTTTGTCAACTTCTGCCTGTTCTCGTCATGCtatattttttttggcagggtCTTATGCCttttggaaaatgcatttatcaCACTCCTTGGCAAGTCCCTCAGAAAGAACAGAACGTGTTTGCTTCCAGAGATGAACACGTCCTCTCAGCTGTATCTTTCTGAACTAAACCCGAGTGCCTCTGGTAGCAACTTTACTGTGCCTACTGTCAAGAGCAAGTCATCGCCATGTGAGCAAGTGGTCATTGCAGCTGAGGTGTTCCTAACTCTGGGCATTGTAAGCCTCCTTGAAAATATCTTAGTTATATGTGCAATAGTTAAGAACAAGAACTTGCATTCAcccatgtatttttttgtttgcagtttaGCAGTGGCTGACATGCTGGTTAGTGTGTCCAATGCTTGGGAGACCATAACGATATACTTAATAAACAATAGACACATAATTATAGAAGATACCTTTGTTCGTCATATAGACAATGTCTTTGATTCAATGATCTGCATATCTGTGGTGGCTTCCATGTGCAGTTTGCTGGCTATAGCAGTAGACAGGTATATCACTATCTTCTATGCCCTACGTTATCACAACATCATGACAGTGAAAAGATCAGGGCTTATTATTGCATGCATCTGGACCTTTTGTACGGGCTGTGGCATTATCTTCATTCTTTATTATGAATCAACTTACGTGATCATTTGTCTCATCACCATGTTTTTTACCATGTTGATCCTCATGGTCTCACTGTACATCCATATGTTCCTCCTGGCTCGTACTCATGTGAAGAAAATAGCTGCTTTGCCTGGGTACAACTCTGTCCGTCAAAGAACCAGCATGAAAGGAGCCATCACTCTGACTATGCTTCTTGGCATCTTCATTGTTTGCTGGGCTCCATTCTTCCTTCATCTCATCCTGATGATCTCCTGCCCTCAAAACCTGT
It encodes the following:
- the MC5R gene encoding melanocortin receptor 5 isoform X1, which produces MNTSSQLYLSELNPSASGSNFTVPTVKSKSSPCEQVVIAAEVFLTLGIVSLLENILVICAIVKNKNLHSPMYFFVCSLAVADMLVSVSNAWETITIYLINNRHIIIEDTFVRHIDNVFDSMICISVVASMCSLLAIAVDRYITIFYALRYHNIMTVKRSGLIIACIWTFCTGCGIIFILYYESTYVIICLITMFFTMLILMVSLYIHMFLLARTHVKKIAALPGYNSVRQRTSMKGAITLTMLLGIFIVCWAPFFLHLILMISCPQNLYCVCFMSHFNMYLILIMCNSVIDPLIYAFRSQEMRKTFKEIICCYSLRMVCGLSNKY
- the MC5R gene encoding melanocortin receptor 5 isoform X2, whose translation is MLVSVSNAWETITIYLINNRHIIIEDTFVRHIDNVFDSMICISVVASMCSLLAIAVDRYITIFYALRYHNIMTVKRSGLIIACIWTFCTGCGIIFILYYESTYVIICLITMFFTMLILMVSLYIHMFLLARTHVKKIAALPGYNSVRQRTSMKGAITLTMLLGIFIVCWAPFFLHLILMISCPQNLYCVCFMSHFNMYLILIMCNSVIDPLIYAFRSQEMRKTFKEIICCYSLRMVCGLSNKY